One Parageobacillus sp. KH3-4 genomic region harbors:
- a CDS encoding VOC family protein, giving the protein MAVKKFEHVGIQVKDIETSKKFYQDVIGLDLLDEMTHTNGSMKLAFLGLNGSVIVELIEGYNPNLPTEGKVHHVAFTVEGIEQEKERLQSLGVPFVWEDITTLPNGAKYLFFLGPDGEWIEFYEPAK; this is encoded by the coding sequence ATGGCGGTAAAAAAATTTGAACACGTTGGCATTCAAGTAAAAGACATCGAAACATCGAAAAAATTTTATCAAGATGTAATCGGTTTAGACTTGCTCGATGAGATGACACATACAAACGGTTCGATGAAACTGGCATTTTTAGGATTAAACGGTTCTGTCATTGTCGAATTAATCGAAGGATACAATCCGAATTTGCCGACAGAAGGAAAGGTGCACCACGTTGCGTTTACGGTGGAAGGGATTGAACAAGAAAAAGAACGTCTTCAATCGCTTGGCGTCCCGTTTGTATGGGAAGATATTACGACGCTGCCAAACGGCGCGAAATATTTGTTTTTCCTTGGTCCTGATGGCGAATGGATCGAATTTTACGAACCGGCAAAATGA
- the opp4A gene encoding oligopeptide ABC transporter substrate-binding protein: MRKTWHWRFFVVFAVFLLGLTACSSSTSNDKDGKDTKAAQKEDISKFPMTVKNDGKIVDGVLNYGLVSDTPFEGTLNYAFYEGDPDSEVLQFFDEPLFRFNEDYEITNDGAATYELSDDKKTMTIKIKDNVKWHDGEPVKAEDLEYAYLVIGHKDYTGVRYGDALMQDIVGMEEYHSGKADKISGIKVIDDKTLTITWKHANPSVMTGIWAHPLPKHYLKDVPIKDLAKSDKIRKNPIGFGPFKVKKIVPGESVEFVRNDDYWNGKPNLKGVILKVVNPQVVLQALKKGEIDIAEFPTDQYVSAKGTKNIQFVGKIDLAYNYIGFKLGHWDAEKQENVMDNPKFQNKKLRQAMAYAINNKEVADRLYHGLRFPATTLIPPSFPSYHDKNAKGYTYDPEKAKKLLDEAGYKDVDGDGFREDPNGKKFTINFLSMSGGDIAEPLAKFYMQCWKDVGLNVQLVDGRLAEFNSFYDMVQNDDPKVDVFAAAWATGTDVDPYGLYGRNVMFNLSRWVNEKNDELLEKGHSEQAFDKEYRKKIYNEWQALMNEEVPVIPTLYRSIIYAVNNRVKNYSADIDPFIWKWKDVGVTSEKPEVAQ; this comes from the coding sequence ATGAGGAAAACATGGCATTGGAGGTTTTTCGTAGTGTTTGCCGTCTTTTTATTAGGATTGACGGCATGCAGCAGTTCTACAAGCAACGATAAAGACGGCAAGGACACAAAGGCGGCGCAAAAGGAAGACATTAGCAAATTCCCGATGACTGTGAAAAATGACGGGAAAATCGTAGATGGTGTATTGAATTACGGATTAGTGTCCGATACGCCATTTGAAGGGACACTGAACTATGCATTTTACGAAGGTGATCCAGATTCTGAAGTTTTGCAATTTTTCGACGAACCATTGTTCCGTTTTAACGAAGACTATGAAATTACGAACGACGGCGCGGCGACATACGAGCTTTCCGACGACAAAAAAACGATGACGATCAAAATTAAAGATAATGTCAAATGGCATGACGGCGAACCGGTCAAAGCGGAAGATTTAGAATATGCTTACTTGGTCATCGGCCATAAAGATTATACAGGCGTCCGCTACGGAGACGCGCTCATGCAAGATATCGTCGGCATGGAGGAATACCATAGCGGAAAAGCGGACAAAATTTCCGGAATTAAAGTCATTGACGACAAAACGCTAACCATTACGTGGAAACATGCCAACCCGTCCGTAATGACGGGCATTTGGGCACATCCGCTGCCAAAACATTATTTAAAAGATGTCCCGATTAAAGATTTGGCGAAATCGGATAAAATCCGCAAAAATCCAATTGGCTTTGGCCCGTTTAAAGTGAAAAAAATCGTCCCGGGCGAATCGGTTGAATTCGTTCGCAACGACGATTATTGGAACGGAAAACCGAACTTAAAAGGCGTTATTTTAAAAGTCGTTAACCCGCAAGTCGTATTGCAAGCGCTCAAAAAAGGAGAAATTGACATTGCCGAATTCCCGACAGATCAATATGTCAGCGCGAAAGGGACGAAAAACATTCAATTTGTTGGCAAAATTGATTTAGCTTACAACTACATCGGCTTTAAACTCGGCCATTGGGATGCGGAAAAGCAAGAAAACGTGATGGATAATCCGAAATTCCAAAACAAAAAGCTTCGCCAAGCGATGGCGTATGCAATTAATAATAAGGAAGTCGCAGACAGGCTTTATCACGGTTTGCGCTTTCCGGCAACGACGCTCATTCCGCCATCCTTCCCAAGCTACCATGACAAAAATGCGAAAGGATACACATATGACCCAGAAAAAGCGAAAAAATTGTTGGATGAAGCTGGATATAAAGATGTCGACGGCGACGGCTTCCGCGAAGATCCAAATGGCAAAAAATTCACCATTAATTTTCTTTCGATGAGCGGCGGGGACATCGCCGAGCCGCTGGCGAAGTTTTATATGCAATGCTGGAAAGACGTCGGCTTGAATGTGCAGCTAGTTGATGGCCGTTTGGCGGAATTCAATTCGTTCTATGACATGGTGCAGAACGATGACCCGAAAGTCGATGTGTTCGCTGCGGCATGGGCAACAGGAACTGATGTGGATCCGTATGGATTATATGGCCGCAATGTCATGTTTAATCTTTCTCGCTGGGTAAATGAGAAAAATGATGAATTGCTTGAAAAAGGCCATTCTGAGCAAGCGTTTGATAAAGAATACCGCAAAAAAATTTACAACGAATGGCAAGCGTTAATGAATGAAGAGGTGCCAGTAATTCCGACGCTATACCGCTCGATCATTTATGCGGTCAACAACCGCGTGAAAAACTATTCGGCTGATATCGACCCATTCATTTGGAAATGGAAAGACGTCGGTGTCACTTCGGAAAAGCCGGAAGTGGCGCAATAA
- a CDS encoding ABC transporter permease: MKAELGDPQLVHGQNEKSPSSLSIMWRELVKDKLALGSLILLSLILIVVYGASLLLDQDEIVKVDLLAIYSPPSAEHWLGTDYGGRDIFGQLIIGARNSFTIGLAITLITGLIGLTVGLIAGYFGGVIDNMIMRIIDFILVLPFLMFVIVFVAIVPKYNIFTFILIMSAFLWTGKARLIRAKTLAERELDYVSASKTLGTPDWKIIIFQILPNLSSIIIVNLTLNLAGNIGIESGLSYLGFGLPESTPSLGTLVSYAMNPDVLQNKWWVWLPASLLILVMMLCINFIGQALKRAADARQRLG; the protein is encoded by the coding sequence ATGAAAGCAGAACTAGGCGATCCACAATTGGTCCATGGACAAAATGAAAAAAGCCCTTCAAGCCTTTCTATTATGTGGCGTGAATTGGTGAAGGATAAGCTCGCTCTCGGTTCTCTCATTCTTCTTTCCTTGATTTTGATCGTCGTGTATGGCGCTTCGCTACTACTAGACCAAGACGAAATTGTCAAGGTGGACCTGCTGGCCATTTACTCTCCGCCGTCCGCGGAGCATTGGCTTGGCACGGATTACGGGGGAAGGGATATTTTCGGACAGCTTATTATTGGTGCGAGAAACTCATTTACCATTGGTTTGGCGATTACGCTGATCACTGGTTTGATAGGGCTTACCGTTGGCCTTATCGCCGGATATTTTGGCGGAGTGATTGACAACATGATCATGCGCATTATCGATTTTATCCTTGTGCTGCCATTTTTAATGTTTGTGATTGTATTTGTGGCGATTGTGCCTAAATATAATATTTTTACGTTTATTCTTATTATGAGCGCCTTTTTATGGACAGGAAAGGCGCGGCTTATCCGGGCGAAAACGCTGGCGGAGCGGGAGTTGGACTACGTAAGCGCATCGAAAACGCTTGGCACGCCGGATTGGAAAATTATTATTTTTCAAATTTTGCCCAATTTAAGCTCGATCATTATTGTAAACTTAACATTAAACCTTGCCGGAAATATTGGGATTGAGTCCGGACTAAGCTATCTGGGCTTCGGCTTGCCGGAAAGCACGCCAAGTTTGGGAACGCTTGTCAGCTATGCGATGAATCCCGATGTTTTGCAAAACAAATGGTGGGTTTGGTTACCAGCATCATTGCTTATTTTAGTAATGATGTTATGCATAAATTTTATCGGCCAGGCGTTAAAGCGCGCGGCTGATGCAAGACAACGATTAGGATAA
- the opp4B gene encoding oligopeptide ABC transporter permease — translation MLKFILRRIIIMIPQLFLLSVLVFLLAKAMPGDALTGQLASNPKMDAQTLEEMKEKLGLNDPVHVQYARWMKNLLQGDLGISYIHKQPVNDLLAGRMWNTVLLSAAILILTYMIAIPLGIVSGRWTDSWADKLIVGYSYVSFATPLFIFALIMLFIFGFKLGWFPTGGSVDIQVEKGTFAYYLSKLNHLLLPALSGALINTVGTIQYLRSEIIDTKVKDFVKTARAKGVPESSIYWRHILRNSFLPIAAFLGYEITGLIGGSIFLESIFSYPGIGQLFLQSILQRDYSVVTALVMISGLATLIGTLLSDIILSAVDPRIRIE, via the coding sequence ATGCTGAAATTTATATTGCGACGAATCATCATTATGATCCCGCAGCTATTTCTTTTAAGTGTTCTCGTATTTTTGTTGGCAAAGGCGATGCCTGGGGATGCATTGACAGGACAGCTGGCGAGCAATCCAAAAATGGATGCGCAAACGCTCGAGGAAATGAAAGAAAAGCTCGGGCTCAATGATCCGGTGCACGTTCAATATGCGCGCTGGATGAAAAATTTGCTGCAAGGGGATCTTGGCATATCCTATATTCATAAGCAGCCTGTCAACGATTTGCTGGCCGGGCGAATGTGGAATACGGTTTTGCTGTCTGCGGCGATCTTAATATTAACGTACATGATCGCGATTCCTTTAGGAATTGTTTCGGGAAGATGGACCGACTCTTGGGCGGATAAATTAATCGTTGGGTACAGCTACGTCAGCTTTGCCACCCCGCTGTTTATTTTTGCGTTAATTATGTTGTTTATTTTCGGATTCAAGCTAGGATGGTTTCCGACGGGGGGAAGCGTCGATATTCAAGTCGAAAAGGGCACGTTTGCCTATTATTTAAGCAAGCTGAACCATCTTTTGCTTCCTGCCCTGTCTGGGGCGTTGATCAACACCGTTGGGACAATTCAATATTTGCGCAGTGAAATTATCGATACAAAGGTGAAGGACTTTGTTAAAACCGCACGTGCAAAAGGAGTGCCAGAATCAAGCATTTATTGGCGTCATATTTTGCGAAATTCATTTTTGCCAATTGCCGCTTTCTTAGGGTATGAGATTACCGGATTAATTGGCGGATCGATTTTTCTCGAGTCCATTTTTAGTTATCCGGGAATAGGGCAGTTGTTTTTGCAGTCGATTTTGCAGCGGGATTACAGCGTCGTCACCGCGCTTGTGATGATTTCCGGCCTTGCTACGTTAATCGGGACGCTTTTGTCCGACATTATTTTAAGCGCTGTTGATCCGCGGATTCGCATTGAGTAA
- a CDS encoding ATP-binding cassette domain-containing protein — protein sequence MAFLKVNHLKVYYPVRGGFFRRIVDYVKAVDDISFELRRGETYGLVGESGCGKTTTGRTIIGLIKATAGEILLEGTDLTKLSRRQFYPYRKDIQMIFQDPYSSLNPRKRVLDIIAEPIRNFEKLSPQEEKRKVQYFIERVGLNPESIYKYPHEFSGGQRQRIGIARALTLNPKLIIADEPVSALDVSVQAQVLNFMKEIQKEFQLTYLFISHDLGIIRHMCDRIGIMYRGRFVEEGTSEEIFHHPQHIYTKRLLSAIPNADPRQRKQQLQLREEVEKEYKQSYHRYFDDEGRVYPLKKISKTHSVAIP from the coding sequence ATGGCATTTCTTAAAGTAAATCATTTAAAAGTGTATTATCCGGTGCGCGGAGGGTTTTTCCGCCGCATCGTCGATTATGTGAAGGCGGTCGATGATATCAGCTTTGAGTTAAGGAGAGGAGAAACATACGGGCTTGTCGGGGAGTCAGGATGCGGAAAAACGACGACGGGCCGCACGATTATCGGGCTCATTAAAGCAACGGCGGGGGAAATTTTATTGGAGGGCACCGATTTGACGAAACTAAGCCGCCGGCAGTTTTATCCGTACCGGAAAGACATTCAAATGATCTTTCAAGACCCGTATTCGTCGCTTAATCCACGCAAACGAGTGCTCGATATTATTGCCGAACCGATCCGCAATTTTGAAAAGCTATCGCCGCAGGAAGAAAAACGGAAAGTGCAATATTTTATCGAAAGGGTAGGATTAAACCCGGAGTCGATTTACAAATATCCGCATGAGTTTTCCGGAGGGCAGCGGCAGCGGATCGGCATTGCGCGAGCGCTTACGCTCAATCCGAAGCTCATTATTGCCGATGAGCCAGTATCTGCGCTGGATGTATCGGTGCAGGCGCAAGTGCTGAATTTTATGAAAGAGATTCAAAAAGAATTTCAGCTTACATATTTATTTATTAGCCATGACTTAGGCATTATCCGCCATATGTGCGATCGCATCGGGATTATGTACCGCGGCAGGTTTGTCGAAGAAGGAACGAGTGAGGAAATTTTTCATCATCCGCAGCACATTTACACAAAGCGCCTCCTTTCCGCGATTCCAAACGCAGACCCGCGGCAGAGAAAGCAGCAGCTTCAGCTCCGTGAAGAGGTCGAAAAGGAATACAAACAGTCGTACCATCGCTATTTTGATGATGAAGGAAGGGTGTATCCGTTAAAGAAAATTTCCAAGACGCATTCCGTTGCCATTCCGTAA
- a CDS encoding ABC transporter ATP-binding protein: MTGKPILEIDHLRVSFRIQDQYYAAVDDVSLTVNENEVVAIVGESGCGKSALALAVMGLHPPQKTKLEGSITFKGTNLLSLSPSQLNKIRGKEIGMIFQDPLTALNPLMTIGRQIEEGMDYHTKLSAAEKRQRTLELLKRVGIPNPEKTYYRYPHELSGGMRQRVVIAIAIACEPSLIIADEPTTALDVTIQAQIMGLLKELQQQMKTGIILITHDLGVVAEMADRVAVMYAGEIVELADVETLFHHPLHPYTRSLLQSIPSAQTRKEKLHVIQGIVPSLQKMPRTGCRFQSRISWIDKSKHEANPILREVEPGHWVRCTCYQHFYFPDDHIGDVGYGIS, from the coding sequence TTGACCGGCAAGCCAATTTTAGAAATAGATCATTTACGCGTTTCGTTTCGAATTCAAGATCAATATTATGCAGCGGTTGATGATGTTTCCCTTACGGTGAATGAAAACGAAGTGGTGGCGATTGTCGGTGAGTCGGGGTGCGGAAAAAGCGCTTTGGCGCTTGCAGTGATGGGGTTGCATCCGCCGCAAAAGACAAAACTGGAAGGAAGCATTACATTTAAAGGGACGAATTTATTATCGTTATCTCCTTCACAGTTGAACAAAATTCGTGGAAAAGAGATCGGAATGATTTTCCAAGATCCGTTAACGGCATTGAACCCGTTGATGACGATAGGACGGCAAATCGAAGAGGGAATGGATTATCATACGAAATTGTCCGCAGCGGAAAAACGACAACGCACGTTAGAACTATTAAAGCGTGTCGGCATTCCAAATCCGGAAAAAACATATTATCGCTATCCCCATGAGCTTTCAGGAGGGATGAGACAACGGGTGGTGATTGCGATCGCCATCGCTTGCGAACCGTCGCTCATTATTGCGGATGAGCCGACAACCGCCTTGGACGTAACGATTCAAGCGCAAATTATGGGATTATTAAAAGAGCTCCAGCAGCAAATGAAAACCGGCATTATTTTAATTACCCATGATTTAGGAGTAGTTGCCGAAATGGCCGATCGCGTCGCTGTCATGTACGCGGGAGAAATTGTTGAATTGGCTGATGTGGAAACGTTATTCCATCATCCGCTTCATCCGTATACACGTTCATTACTGCAGTCGATTCCGTCCGCACAAACCCGCAAGGAAAAACTTCATGTCATTCAAGGAATCGTTCCTTCCTTGCAAAAGATGCCGCGGACAGGCTGCCGATTCCAATCGCGAATCAGCTGGATTGATAAGTCCAAACATGAAGCAAATCCGATTTTGCGAGAAGTCGAGCCGGGACATTGGGTTCGTTGCACATGTTATCAACATTTCTATTTTCCAGATGATCATATAGGGGACGTGGGCTATGGCATTTCTTAA
- the glpK gene encoding glycerol kinase GlpK yields MERYILSLDQGTTSSRAILFNQKGEIVHISQREFTQYFPKPGWVEHNANEIWGSILAVIATVLSETSIKPEQVAAIGITNQRETTVVWDKRTGLPIYNAIVWQSRQTADICEQLKQQGYDDLFREKTGLLIDPYFSGTKVKWILDNVEGAREKAEKGDLLFGTVDTWLIWKLSGGRAHVTDYSNASRTLLFNIHTLQWDEEILTILGIPKSMLPEVRPSSEVYAKTIPHHFFGVEVPIAGAAGDQQAALFGQACFEEGMAKNTYGTGCFMLMNTGGKAVQSKHGLLTTIAWGIDGKVEYALEGSIFVAGSAIQWLRDGLRMIKQASDSETYAEKVDSTDGVYVVPAFVGLGTPYWDSDVRGAVFGLTRGTTKEHFIRATLESLAYQTKDVLTAMEADSGIALKTLRVDGGAVKNNFLMQFQSDMLGVPVERPVINETTALGAAYLAGLAVGYWKDRKEIATQWQLERQFEPKMAKEKQEKLYDGWKKAVKAAIAFK; encoded by the coding sequence GTGGAACGGTACATTTTATCGCTTGACCAAGGAACGACAAGTTCGCGCGCGATTTTGTTCAATCAAAAAGGAGAAATCGTTCATATTTCGCAGCGGGAGTTTACGCAATATTTTCCAAAGCCGGGCTGGGTTGAACACAATGCGAATGAAATTTGGGGATCGATTTTGGCGGTCATTGCCACCGTTTTATCAGAGACATCGATCAAGCCAGAACAAGTAGCGGCAATCGGCATTACGAACCAGCGGGAAACAACGGTCGTATGGGACAAACGTACGGGGCTGCCGATTTATAACGCAATCGTTTGGCAATCGCGGCAAACGGCCGATATTTGCGAACAGTTGAAACAACAAGGATATGATGACTTGTTCCGCGAGAAGACCGGTTTATTAATTGATCCTTATTTTTCCGGAACAAAAGTAAAATGGATTTTGGACAACGTGGAAGGAGCGCGCGAAAAAGCGGAAAAAGGGGATTTATTGTTCGGCACGGTCGACACATGGCTGATTTGGAAGCTTTCTGGCGGACGCGCGCATGTGACAGATTATTCCAACGCTTCGCGGACGCTTTTGTTTAATATTCATACATTGCAGTGGGATGAAGAAATTTTAACGATTTTAGGCATTCCGAAGTCGATGCTTCCAGAAGTGCGCCCGTCTTCGGAAGTGTACGCCAAAACGATACCGCATCATTTTTTTGGCGTCGAAGTGCCAATCGCCGGAGCGGCCGGCGACCAGCAAGCGGCGCTGTTTGGGCAAGCGTGCTTTGAGGAAGGAATGGCGAAAAACACATACGGAACTGGCTGCTTTATGCTGATGAACACAGGCGGAAAAGCGGTGCAGTCGAAACACGGGCTGTTGACGACGATCGCATGGGGGATCGATGGGAAAGTCGAATACGCGTTAGAAGGAAGCATTTTTGTCGCTGGATCGGCGATTCAATGGCTTCGCGACGGGCTGCGCATGATTAAGCAGGCGTCAGATAGTGAAACGTACGCGGAAAAAGTCGATTCCACCGATGGCGTTTATGTCGTGCCGGCGTTTGTCGGTCTCGGAACCCCGTATTGGGACAGCGATGTGCGCGGCGCCGTATTTGGCTTGACGCGTGGGACGACAAAAGAACATTTCATCCGTGCAACATTAGAATCGCTTGCATACCAAACAAAAGACGTATTAACAGCGATGGAAGCCGATTCTGGCATCGCGTTAAAAACGTTGCGCGTTGACGGCGGGGCGGTGAAAAACAATTTTTTAATGCAATTCCAAAGCGATATGCTCGGCGTTCCGGTAGAGCGTCCGGTCATCAACGAAACGACGGCGCTTGGCGCAGCATATTTAGCAGGCCTTGCTGTCGGCTATTGGAAAGACCGGAAAGAAATCGCCACGCAATGGCAATTGGAACGCCAATTCGAACCGAAAATGGCAAAAGAGAAACAGGAAAAGCTATATGACGGTTGGAAAAAAGCCGTAAAAGCCGCCATAGCGTTTAAGTAA
- a CDS encoding MIP/aquaporin family protein, with amino-acid sequence MTSFAAEVVGTALLIILGGGVCAGVNLKKSFAQNSGWIVIAMGWGLAVAVAVYAVGPFSGAHLNPALTLALAFNGDFPWGDVPKYIVAQMLGAMIGAVVVYLHYLPHWKETDDPSVKLGVFATSPAVPNYFANLISEMIGTFVLVLGVLAIGANKFADGLNPFIVGFLIVAIGLSLGGTTGYAINPARDLGPRIAHFLLPIPGKGPSNWSYAWVPIVGPILGGSFGGLFYKAVFLGKMTSAFWYVLIAIAAVLTLAFIWQGKTSNSYHKPKNVFM; translated from the coding sequence ATGACGTCGTTTGCGGCTGAAGTTGTCGGCACCGCATTACTTATTATTTTAGGTGGCGGGGTTTGCGCAGGTGTCAACTTAAAAAAATCATTTGCACAAAACTCCGGCTGGATCGTGATTGCAATGGGATGGGGGCTGGCCGTAGCGGTGGCGGTATACGCGGTCGGTCCATTTAGCGGAGCCCATTTGAATCCAGCGTTGACGCTCGCTTTAGCGTTTAACGGTGATTTTCCATGGGGGGATGTGCCAAAATACATTGTTGCGCAAATGCTTGGCGCAATGATCGGCGCAGTCGTCGTGTATCTTCATTATTTGCCGCACTGGAAAGAAACAGATGACCCTAGCGTAAAGCTTGGCGTATTTGCGACAAGTCCGGCTGTTCCAAACTATTTTGCGAACTTAATAAGTGAAATGATCGGCACATTTGTATTAGTGCTCGGTGTTTTAGCAATCGGCGCCAATAAATTTGCCGACGGGTTAAATCCGTTCATCGTCGGGTTTCTTATTGTTGCCATTGGCCTTTCCCTCGGCGGAACGACAGGGTATGCCATCAACCCTGCGCGCGATTTAGGACCGCGTATCGCTCATTTTCTGCTCCCGATACCGGGAAAAGGACCGTCTAATTGGTCTTACGCATGGGTTCCGATTGTCGGGCCGATTCTTGGCGGTTCGTTTGGCGGCTTGTTTTATAAAGCTGTTTTTCTCGGAAAAATGACATCTGCTTTTTGGTATGTGCTTATTGCAATTGCGGCGGTGCTCACGCTTGCGTTTATTTGGCAAGGAAAAACATCGAATAGCTATCACAAACCGAAAAATGTTTTTATGTAA
- a CDS encoding sporulation protein, which yields MLLRKMMSRLGVGSAYVDLILNKTAFQPGECIEGILHICGGTVEQKIEKLDVEFVQKTLRDRKEVDTVIATIPIAGTFLIEAGQRKEIPFTYRIPDSLPPSQPGVSYRFITRLDIEDAVDTLDFDYIQILPK from the coding sequence ATGTTGTTGCGCAAAATGATGTCAAGACTCGGAGTCGGATCGGCGTATGTCGATTTGATTTTAAATAAAACTGCATTTCAACCGGGAGAATGCATCGAAGGGATTCTTCATATTTGCGGTGGCACAGTGGAACAAAAAATTGAAAAACTGGATGTGGAATTTGTCCAAAAAACGTTGCGCGATCGGAAAGAAGTCGATACAGTCATCGCGACGATTCCGATTGCGGGAACATTTTTGATCGAGGCAGGGCAAAGAAAAGAAATACCGTTTACGTACCGAATACCAGATTCACTTCCGCCTTCGCAGCCCGGCGTTTCGTACCGGTTTATTACCCGCTTGGATATTGAAGATGCGGTCGATACGCTAGACTTTGACTATATTCAAATTTTGCCGAAATAA
- the cspD gene encoding cold-shock protein CspD, which translates to MQRGKVKWFNNEKGYGFIEVEGGSDVFVHFTAIQGEGFKTLEEGQEVSFEIVQGNRGPQAANVVKL; encoded by the coding sequence ATGCAACGCGGTAAAGTAAAATGGTTTAACAATGAGAAAGGTTATGGTTTTATCGAAGTGGAAGGCGGTTCTGACGTATTCGTTCACTTCACAGCGATCCAAGGTGAAGGGTTCAAAACTTTAGAAGAGGGTCAAGAAGTTTCTTTCGAAATCGTGCAAGGAAACCGCGGACCACAAGCTGCTAACGTTGTAAAACTATAA
- a CDS encoding DUF2564 family protein: MEHGIHSGYNDLKQVEMFVKTAEKMVGQATMGLDKDMLEGAKQAVANAHAQLSRARRQATGVDEEFLSHYEQKLANAEHQLNEALR, translated from the coding sequence ATGGAACACGGTATTCATTCCGGTTATAACGATTTAAAACAAGTAGAAATGTTTGTCAAAACAGCAGAAAAAATGGTAGGTCAGGCGACGATGGGCTTGGACAAAGACATGCTTGAAGGCGCCAAACAAGCGGTCGCCAACGCGCATGCCCAGCTTTCCCGCGCCCGCCGGCAAGCAACCGGCGTCGATGAAGAATTTTTATCGCATTATGAGCAGAAGCTTGCCAATGCCGAACACCAATTAAACGAGGCGTTGCGCTGA
- a CDS encoding zinc-finger domain-containing protein, producing MREKKANKRKEILDKLNELHQTYCEGCFLKSTFRKEYGKTYAQSFCINQCTVGEKMRQYGAMLLATTSRSTK from the coding sequence ATGAGAGAGAAAAAGGCAAACAAACGAAAGGAAATATTAGACAAACTGAACGAGTTGCATCAAACGTATTGCGAAGGATGCTTTTTAAAGAGCACGTTTCGAAAAGAATACGGCAAAACGTACGCGCAATCTTTCTGTATTAACCAATGCACGGTTGGAGAGAAAATGCGGCAGTACGGAGCTATGTTGCTGGCGACGACTTCCCGCTCGACAAAATAG
- a CDS encoding ribonuclease H family protein — translation MDVMIEWTYITPKKGEVVLTSDFLPADEALRLAEDFEKTGRVKKLCFIDVNNVAWSKKELNKLLKEIETEPHDVIAYFDGGFDNDTSQAGVGVVIYYKQNNEQYRFRANRQLDALKSNNEAEYAAFWFLMQTLEELGVHHLPVIFRGDSHVVLKQLAGDWPCLEDDYNAWLDRIEEKINELGIQPIYEPISRKQNKEADQLARQALEGQTITSMMELTEEG, via the coding sequence TTGGACGTCATGATCGAGTGGACGTATATTACGCCGAAAAAAGGCGAGGTAGTGCTTACCTCCGATTTTTTACCTGCTGATGAAGCTCTCCGATTAGCAGAAGATTTTGAAAAAACGGGCCGCGTCAAAAAACTGTGTTTTATTGACGTCAATAATGTTGCATGGTCGAAAAAAGAATTAAACAAGCTACTAAAAGAAATAGAAACAGAACCGCATGATGTCATTGCTTATTTTGATGGCGGTTTTGACAACGACACGTCGCAGGCCGGAGTCGGAGTGGTGATTTACTATAAACAAAACAACGAACAATATCGATTTCGCGCCAACCGCCAGCTTGATGCGCTAAAGTCGAATAACGAAGCGGAATACGCCGCGTTCTGGTTTTTAATGCAAACGCTTGAGGAACTCGGCGTCCATCATTTGCCTGTTATTTTCCGCGGCGATTCGCACGTTGTGCTGAAGCAGCTAGCCGGTGATTGGCCATGTTTGGAAGATGACTATAACGCATGGTTGGACCGCATTGAAGAAAAAATCAACGAACTGGGAATTCAGCCAATTTATGAGCCGATTTCACGCAAACAAAATAAAGAGGCTGACCAGCTCGCTCGTCAAGCGCTGGAAGGCCAAACGATTACCAGCATGATGGAACTTACGGAGGAAGGGTAG